The following is a genomic window from Daphnia magna isolate NIES linkage group LG4, ASM2063170v1.1, whole genome shotgun sequence.
TGATGGCGTCCCATACCGCCCAAAGTAAAACAGTTTTGCACACAAAAAATTCACTCCACAAATGAAAGGTTAAGACATAAAGCTACAACTATTACTTAAGCAAGAACATTTTCAACCATAGGTCCTCAATTTAGTTTTTACTCCATAATTCCAATGGTTGATTTTGGTCAAAAGCTGATGAATCCAGCAGGCGACACAACTCTGATTCTGACAACAAAAACTGCGCCCAAAACAATTGACAGACGATTTCCGATTATAATATTTCATGTCCCGGTCTCTTGCTCTCCTAAACTCCAGTTCGACAAGCTAAGGTAAACCGCTGAACATTTGAATAATGTTTTTGCTGTTAACACTTCTTTAAAGGCTTCGATTCAATTTagaaatcttttattttaaactggATACTAATTACCCGTCAAGGCATACAACATATTCAAAGACAACGATGAATTCCAAAACTCTTTTTGTAATGAAAATTAGTTCCTAAACCACATGTATCATTTGTACTAAATTActgggtaaaacaaaattttatttacgCACAATCAGTTAAGGCGCTTTAAGTAGACTTTTCTTTACGGCCACTGAACGCCATTACCGTGTACGGTGCCAGAGCAATGACAGCGTAGGGGAAGGCTATGttcaaaagaaattcaagGCAGTAAAATAatgtttcgtttgttttagGTATGGCCACATGAGCCATTTCAGCTGCGTAACCCAACGCAAGGCCCAAAACAACGTTCGCAAACGTCTGAAGCTTCGTGAAATTCATTCTCTGCTCCGTTGTCTTAAAGAATCTGTTAAAAAATCGATAACAGTAACAATTATTGCTAAATATCTAACCACCAAGGCCAGTGCGTCATTACCGGGAAGTCAAACCGAGACCAAGGCCGAAGGCAGCTCCGCTATATCTCATCAAACTATAAAACGGCATTGTATCGATATGAATGTTTTCCGTTTTATCACACCATTTCAAAGCTTCACTGATTGACCACGCAGGATCTCTTCCAGTCAACAAGAGGAACGAATACGTGCCCAGCGCGCTGGCCATGATGATGGAAGAAACTAAAATCCATCGCAGGCGACCGAAATTCATCCATTCTGTAGAGCCGAAGGCTAGTTTTGCCATACAAATGCCTGTAACATCGGGTAAAGTAGATTTAAGTCCCGGAGAAAATTGAACTACATGATTAACCTTACCAAGGGCTAATCCCAGGAGGCATTGATGCGGAAAATGAGCAGCGATGTATAATCTCGAGAAAATCACCAATCCTTGAATGATTATGTAAATCCCCCACAGGAGCTGTTTACTTTCCGTTTTCAATTTGGCACTATCAGGTTCCAATTGCCAACAATTAATCTGTGACTAATTCGATTCAAGATTatggaatttttttacctCATGTTGGAAGGATCGACGACATGTTCGACCACAGCGTGGATGATTACGTACCAGGCGGCAGACATTGCCATCGAGTGTCCCGATGGCATACCTGGACCAGTTTCACATGTCGAGCTGTACTGATGAATTTCCGAGATTTTGTGCGGATGAACATCCGCTTTGTGTGCCTCTTCCATCTCGTGGACCCACCAATAAGGGCGCTCTCCATGCATCAACCTATTATTcaaaattgtcaaaattaattattcgcgaagaaaaaaacaaacagttacCATTTCAATATTTGATTCATCCATTCGACGACGATGATTGTTCCTAATACTTGAACACCGACTACCCAATGTAGGGCGAATAGCAACGGAAAGTAAATAGTGAATACGTACTTTGGATCGAAAACTAACGATACGTCGATGAAAAAGGTTTCGCCTTCCGGAAACCTGTTTGGAAAGGAAGAGAATTACAGCGCACATGAATCAGACTGAATAAATCCATTTACAATACAAATCTTACGTGGACTGCAATGTGCTAATAAGATCTACACCAAGACTGTAAACAGTTTCCGAAAAATTAAACTCTTCTTCAGACATTTTTGTGTTATGTTGAagcaacaaaatgaaaagaacgTTACAGAAATCGTAGTTGGTTGCTATTCAAACAGACAACGAATGGACCCTAATGCGCGTTAAAGAAGGCCTAATACGCTCTTGTGCACTGGTGGGACAACCTTGGCAACTGGTTGCCTTGAAGCGACTGCCGACAGCCAAGTATTCACGCCCGACATGTATATGGTTGTCTTCGTATCGTTGCCATTCTCACATTTCTGGTTGACAACGAACTTTGATACTATAGTATTCTCATTTATATCGCCTGAACTCTTTTGCATTTGTTTACTGCCAAATAGAGAATTTTCCTTAATTCTTTTGTTCAGGTTTCTGCAGTGCATGGTTGACGCACTGTGAATGTTTGAAACTTTAGAAGGTTATAGTTGTTATGTAATGAAATACGGTCGGACGACCGTACAGTAGCAACGTTTCCAACGAGAATTTGCAACTGCCAATGCCCACAACCTAAGCACGTGATCTGTCGTTTGTAGTACGAGGAATCTGTTTGAAACATTGGATGAACAGTAGTCAAGTTTTTAAGTCTGACGGCCAAAAAAGACGAATATACCAAAGTATCGTATTTCAATGGCGTGTGTTTATGGCCTTGATGTTATGGCACTCCCTGGGGTAGACTACATTACGCACTTACTGTCATTCTATTTGATCCAGTTGTTGAAATTAAGATTCAGCTAAATTAAGAAATTACCCGTTATCAAAGAAATCGTCTTTAAGTTAAGATTTGTAGTTCATCTGGAGAAGTTGAGATTTTCACGTTGTTCTACTTAAGATTGTAATGTAGCTACACATAAGGATCGAAATTAAGTTGCGACGTCATTCCTTTGattgaaaaacagaaaagtgCTCCCGGCTGCTTTTGTTGACATGTCATACACATTATTGGATACTGGGTACAAATAAACTTTAACGAAACTAATTTCCATGATTGGACATAATTGGTGAACGATAACACAAGTGACGGATTCTTAACGAGCTGTAAGAAGCGATCGAATGCAGAGTATACAACAACCAGACGGAATAGTTGATGGAACCTAAACAAAAGACAGTAGATGACCAATTTCACCGtggattaatttttttccggattttcttcttcgagaTGCATTTAAGGCAATAAGAAGGATAGACAGTAACGCACATTTCTTTGGAGACGTACTGTAAAACCTTCCGCTTTTCTTCTACTAATCGCAGCATATAACGGTGTATaagcaaacta
Proteins encoded in this region:
- the LOC116935216 gene encoding glucose-6-phosphatase 2, encoding MSEEEFNFSETVYSLGVDLISTLQSTFPEGETFFIDVSLVFDPKYVFTIYFPLLFALHWVVGVQVLGTIIVVEWMNQILKWLMHGERPYWWVHEMEEAHKADVHPHKISEIHQYSSTCETGPGMPSGHSMAMSAAWYVIIHAVVEHVVDPSNMSAKLKTESKQLLWGIYIIIQGLVIFSRLYIAAHFPHQCLLGLALGICMAKLAFGSTEWMNFGRLRWILVSSIIMASALGTYSFLLLTGRDPAWSISEALKWCDKTENIHIDTMPFYSLMRYSGAAFGLGLGLTSRFFKTTEQRMNFTKLQTFANVVLGLALGYAAEMAHVAIPKTNETLFYCLEFLLNIAFPYAVIALAPYTVMAFSGRKEKST